One Corythoichthys intestinalis isolate RoL2023-P3 chromosome 9, ASM3026506v1, whole genome shotgun sequence DNA window includes the following coding sequences:
- the tmem128 gene encoding transmembrane protein 128 isoform X2: protein MLNESEFATLRNRFRKDAELLMQAKGTLADEDKCTGEKDVKPLPRINKHSVFWIVAAIGVTHYADFFSHIIVNDAIKSWWFNVGLLLLGISLCLATFCIGYLEWFKGIVHYDQEYPAIPPITTAAFIAASFSFNIALWPVWSFFTPLILFTQFMGVVMLISLLG, encoded by the exons ATGTTGAATGAAAGTGAGTTCGCAACCCTGAGAAACCGTTTCCGAAAAGATGCCGAGCTATTAATGCAAGCCAAAGGCACTTTGGCCGACGAAGATAAGT GCACAGGAGAAAAGGATGTCAAACCTCTTCCTCGAATTAACAAGCATTCTGTTTTCTGGATCGTGGCAGCGATTGGTGTTACCCATTATGCGGATTTCTTTAGCCACATCATTGTAAATGATGCTATAAAGAG TTGGTGGTTTAATGTGGGCCTGCTGCTCCTGGGGATTAGCCTGTGTCTCGCCACATTTTGTATTGGCTACCTGGAGTGGTTTAAAGGAATTGTGCACTATGACCAAGAGTACCCTGCAATCCCTCCCATTACCACCGCTGCGTTTATTGCTGCATCATTCAG TTTCAACATTGCTCTTTGGCCAGTCTGGTCCTTCTTCACTCCGCTTATCCTCTTCACGCAGTTCATGGGTGTGGTGATGCTGATTTCTCTTCTTGGATGA
- the otop1 gene encoding proton channel OTOP1, with protein MSPTMVEHNSLDVMCLNKYCNSSSSSSSSENEKTIWTKLKLNLAEDYPRKNAEILSGQYGTNVLLIGAALMLALAHHNPSVKEDHLLSFLTCLMILQLVWMLWYMMVRRRHKNTRTEKDVHATTCWIRGGLTLLALLSMIMDVFRIGYYVGYQGCVSAILGVYPVIHASHTISQVHFLWFHIKDVIKSFETLERFGVIHAVFTNLLLWSSGVMSEAEHFLNNHKRRLSALGYENLTIVHNEPQCNCTTSTCSMFSNSLYYLYPFNIEYHIFVSAMLFVMWKNIGRTIDLSSNQKRLATKTQGLTLGPILGLIALASTIGILVVYITHVEGSVQTRRSAISMFYIYGIVMLVFMCSACASGLLIYRADHIPPDVSKNPSRQLDTELLFGSSIGSWFMSWCSIVAVLGATSSPPYRWTNLIYSLLVVLEKCIQNLFIIESLYRQQDNAGRCDPELVASPEIFSVTSSLAPPYNGIFNRAYDTPDRACVAMENEQEESGQVYKCPGKPSDVATPFGNQVAKTPNLKRQILKNIAVFLIMCNISLWILPAFGCRPQYENGLEQEAFGFSIWTTTLNFAVPLNLFYRMHSVASLFEVFRRV; from the exons ATGTCTCCCACAATGGTAGAACACAACAGCTTGGATGTTATGTGCCTGAACAAATACTGCAACAGCTCCTCATCGTCTTCCAGCTCAGAGAacgaaaaaacaatttggacaaAACTGAAACTGAATTTGGCAGAGGATTACCCGAGGAAGAACGCAGAGATTCTGAGTGGACAATATGGGACCAATGTGCTGCTGATTGGAGCGGCGCTCATGCTGGCCCTGGCCCACCACAACCCATCTGTCAAGGAAGATCACCTGTTGTCTTTTCTCACCTGCCTCATGATACTCCAGCTCGTCTGGATGCTGTGGTACATGATGGTGCGGCGCAGACATAAGAACACACGCACAGAGAAGGATGTCCATGCCACCACATGCTGGATCAGAG GTGGTTTGACTCTTCTTGCACTCCTTTCAATGATCATGGACGTGTTCCGAATCGGATATTATGTTGGATATCAAGGTTGTGTGTCGGCCATTCTCGGGGTTTATCCTGTCATCCATGCAAGTCATACCATATCACAG GTGCACTTTCTCTGGTTTCACATCAAGGATGTCATTAAAAGCTTTGAAACATTAGAGAG ATTTGGTGTAATCCATGCAGTTTTTACTAACCTTCTCCTCTGGTCCAGTGGTGTGATGTCAGAAGCCGAGCACTTCTTGAACAACCATAAGAGAAGGCTCTCTGCGCTGGGATATGAAAACCTCACTATAG TTCACAACGAGCCTCAGTGTAACTGCACCACCAGCACATGTTCTATGTTCTCCAACAGTCTCTACTATCTCTATCCCTTCAACATTGAATACCACATCTTTGTCTCCGCTATGCTTTTTGTTATGTGGAAGAACATTGGAAGGACAATTGACCTTTCTTCTAATCAGAAACGGTTGGCTACCAAAACTCAAGGTCTGACCCTAGGCCCCATTCTGGGTCTAATTGCCCTCGCAAGCACCATTGGGATTCTGGTGGTTTACATAACACACGTAGAGGGTTCAGTTCAAACACGGCGGTCAGCAATTTCCATGTTCTACATCTATGGCATTGTCATGCTGGTGTTTATGTGCTCTGCCTGTGCTTCAGGTTTGCTTATATATCGAGCAGATCACATACCACCGGACGTTTCTAAGAACCCCTCAAGGCAGCTGGATACAGAGCTGCTTTTTGGATCCTCTATTGGCTCCTGGTTCATGTCCTGGTGCAGCATAGTAGCTGTGCTGGGAGCCACCAGCAGTCCCCCTTACCGCTGGACCAATTTGATCTATTCTCTGCTTGTTGTATTGGAGAAGTGCATCCAAAACCTCTTTATCATAGAATCTCTCTACCGCCAGCAGGACAATGCTGGGCGGTGTGACCCCGAATTAGTAGCTTCGCCTGAAATCTTCTCAGTGACTTCATCTTTGGCCCCACCTTACAATGGAATCTTCAACCGAGCTTATGACACACCGGACAGGGCTTGTGTTGCTATGGAGAACGAGCAGGAAGAGAGTGGACAGGTGTACAAATGTCCAGGGAAGCCATCTGATGTGGCAACGCCTTTTGGAAACCAAGTGGCCAAAACTCCAAACCTCAAGAGGCAAATCCTAAAGAACATTGCTGTCTTCCTGATTATGTGCAACATCTCG CTTTGGATcctccccgcctttggctgtcggccgcagtatgAGAATGGGCTGGAACAGGAGGCTTTTGGTTTCAGCATATGGACTACAACACTCAACTTTGCAGTTCCTTTAAACCTATTCTATCGCATGCACTCGGTTGCTTCTCTGTTTGAGGTCTTCCGTCGTGTCTAA
- the drd5a gene encoding D(1B) dopamine receptor, with protein sequence MVILPFTLTQCEWLRRPGLQHELADTWRVSVTHFKRASSSHPPRVVHPLWPRCGHNDCDRPFAQGCALRRQLNRRMEKPEKYLSSVQGTDSAPAPHGETMWNSTESEVTGNGERDGVVLRALTGCLLFLLILWTLMGNILVCSAVLRSHHLRTKVTNIFIVSLALSDLFVAVLVMPWKAVAEVAGYWPFGTFCNVWVAFDIMCSTASILNLCIISVDRYWAISSPFRYERKMTQRVAFVMISITWTLSVLISFIPVQLNWHKASGDVSAGASNSSAGRRTEENCDSSLSREYAISSSLISFYIPVAIMIVTYTRIYRIAQIQIRRIASLERAAEHAQSCRSKRIECQHHNTLKTSIKRETKVFKTLSVIMGVFVCCWLPFFVLNCMVPFCDKPSTDQHAGLPCVSETTFDVFVWFGWTNSSLNPIIYAFNAEFRKAFASLLGCRYFCSNTPVETVNISNELVSYNQDTMIHKEIASAYVNMIPNVVECEETFDRLSQLTVNNDNATDSVCDLEDCEAVISLDRMSPFMPNGLH encoded by the coding sequence ATGGTAATTCTTCCTTTCACTCTCACGCAGTGTGAGTGGTTGAGAAGACCCGGGCTGCAGCATGAGCTCGCCGATACGTGGCGAGTTTCAGTCACTCACTTTAAACGCGCTTCCTCATCACACCCGCCGCGCGTCGTCCATCCACTGTGGCCACGATGCGGTCATAATGATTGCGACCGTCCTTTTGCGCAAGGCTGCGCGCTGCGGCGCCAGTTGAACAGACGCATGGAGAAGCCAGAGAAGTATCTGTCGTCGGTGCAGGGGACCGACTCCGCGCCGGCGCCGCACGGGGAGACCATGTGGAACAGCACCGAGTCAGAGGTGACTGGCAACGGCGAGAGAGACGGCGTGGTTTTGCGCGCCCTGACGGGGTGTTTGCTCTTCCTCCTCATCCTGTGGACGCTCATGGGCAACATCCTGGTGTGCTCCGCGGTGCTGCGCTCCCACCACCTACGGACAAAAGTGACCAACATCTTTATCGTGTCCCTGGCCCTGTCGGATCTCTTTGTGGCTGTGCTAGTGATGCCATGGAAGGCTGTAGCGGAGGTAGCAGGATACTGGCCATTTGGCACTTTCTGTAACGTCTGGGTGGCATTTGATATTATGTGCTCCACCGCTTCCATCCTCAACCTTTGCATCATTAGTGTGGACAGATACTGGGCCATCTCCAGTCCCTTTCGCTACGAGAGGAAAATGACTCAGAGAGTGGCGTTTGTCATGATAAGCATCACTTGGACGTTGTCAGTGCTCATTTCATTCATACCGGTCCAGCTCAACTGGCACAAAGCCAGCGGGGATGTCTCGGCTGGGGCGAGCAACTCCTCCGCAGGTCGCCGAACAGAGGAGAACTGTGACTCCAGTCTGAGTCGAGAATACGCTATCTCCTCATCATTGATTAGTTTCTACATCCCTGTGGCAATTATGATTGTGACTTACACACGAATATACCGGATTGCTCAAATACAAATCAGGAGAATAGCTTCTCTAGAGAGAGCTGCAGAACACGCGCAAAGTTGCAGGTCGAAAAGAATAGAGTGCCAACACCACAATACTCTAAAGACATCTATCAAGCGGGAAACCAAAGTTTTCAAAACACTTTCGGTGATTATGGGTGTCTTTGTGTGCTGCTGGTTGCCCTTCTTCGTCCTCAACTGCATGGTTCCTTTCTGCGACAAGCCGTCCACTGACCAGCACGCGGGTCTGCCATGTGTTAGCGAGACCACCTTTGACGTTTTTGTGTGGTTCGGCTGGACCAACTCATCCTTGAACCCCATCATTTACGCTTTCAACGCAGAGTTCAGGAAAGCCTTCGCCAGCTTGTTGGGTTGTCGCTACTTCTGCTCCAACACGCCTGTAGAAACTGTTAACATCAGCAACGAGTTAGTGTCCTATAACCAAGATACTATGATCCACAAGGAGATTGCCAGCGCTTATGTCAATATGATACCCAATGTTGTGGAATGTGAGGAGACTTTTGACAGGCTCTCTCAGCTTACTGTTAACAATGACAACGCCACCGACTCGGTGTGTGACTTGGAGGATTGCGAGGCTGTTATCAGTCTCGACAGGATGTCGCCATTCATGCCCAATGGATTACATTGA